The Afipia massiliensis genome has a segment encoding these proteins:
- a CDS encoding methyl-accepting chemotaxis protein, whose product MRASLATKLSSMVAVGLAAITGASLWLADASIESERQAVSRQAEFKQLGDDLAAGSDLLTNEARRYTIFGEKKHHDAYWREVNQTKTRDRVVQRLTQLGAPKAELDLIEKAKANSDALIKIEEAAMAAVQKGDLEQARKLMFDANYDRNKAVIVQPLDEFQTKMNTRARLETESAQSRARWMGFIAQVMTILSAVTFIAILYFVFSRRVVAPLTQLGAVVTRLAEQDYKAEVPNIDRQDEIGDMARAVQVFKQNGIERERLEAEQRNERSAKERRAAQMERLTLEFETKVGNLVQLLSTASSDMQMTAQSMSATAEETNQQSTAVASAAETASLNVESVAAAAEELSSSIGEISRQVTQSATIANTAVADAKRTDQTVQALAEGAQKIGEVVTLIQTIASQTNLLALNATIEAARAGDAGRGFAVVATEVKSLATQTAQATEEISALVNQIQIATRDAVAAVQGIGTTIDDISKISAAIAAAVEEQSVATKEIAQNVQRASAGTAEVTANIGGVRQAATDTGSAAEKVLGAAGRLSQQSNELQSEVRVFLGSVKAA is encoded by the coding sequence ATGCGTGCATCGCTTGCCACGAAGCTGTCTTCTATGGTCGCCGTCGGACTGGCCGCAATCACCGGCGCCAGTCTCTGGCTTGCGGACGCCAGCATCGAATCCGAACGACAGGCAGTCTCCCGGCAGGCCGAGTTCAAGCAGCTGGGCGACGATCTCGCCGCCGGCTCGGACCTCCTGACCAATGAAGCGCGCCGCTACACCATTTTCGGAGAGAAGAAGCACCACGACGCCTACTGGCGCGAGGTGAACCAAACCAAGACACGTGATCGCGTCGTTCAGCGCCTGACCCAGCTCGGCGCGCCAAAGGCAGAACTGGACCTGATCGAAAAGGCCAAGGCCAACTCGGATGCCCTCATCAAGATCGAGGAAGCCGCCATGGCCGCCGTGCAGAAAGGCGATCTCGAGCAGGCCCGCAAGCTGATGTTCGATGCGAACTACGATCGCAACAAGGCTGTGATCGTGCAGCCGCTCGACGAATTCCAGACCAAGATGAACACCCGCGCCAGACTGGAGACGGAAAGCGCACAGTCCCGCGCGCGCTGGATGGGCTTCATCGCCCAGGTCATGACCATCCTGTCGGCCGTCACCTTCATCGCGATCCTCTATTTCGTGTTCAGCCGCCGCGTGGTCGCCCCGTTGACGCAGCTTGGCGCCGTCGTGACGCGCCTCGCCGAGCAGGATTACAAGGCTGAGGTGCCGAACATCGACCGGCAGGACGAAATCGGCGACATGGCCCGTGCGGTGCAGGTCTTCAAGCAGAACGGCATCGAGCGCGAAAGACTGGAAGCCGAACAGCGCAACGAACGCTCCGCCAAGGAACGGCGCGCCGCGCAGATGGAGCGGCTGACCCTGGAGTTCGAGACGAAAGTCGGCAATCTCGTTCAGCTTCTGTCGACGGCGTCGAGCGACATGCAGATGACCGCCCAATCGATGTCGGCGACCGCCGAGGAGACCAACCAGCAGTCGACCGCCGTTGCCTCCGCTGCGGAAACCGCATCGCTGAACGTCGAATCGGTCGCAGCAGCAGCGGAAGAGCTTTCGTCGTCGATCGGCGAAATCAGCCGTCAGGTCACCCAATCGGCAACCATCGCAAACACCGCGGTGGCCGACGCCAAGCGCACCGACCAGACCGTTCAGGCGCTCGCCGAAGGCGCCCAGAAGATCGGTGAAGTGGTCACGCTGATCCAGACGATTGCATCGCAGACCAACCTGCTCGCCCTCAACGCCACGATCGAAGCCGCACGGGCGGGTGACGCGGGACGCGGGTTTGCCGTTGTTGCAACCGAAGTGAAGAGCCTCGCCACCCAGACCGCTCAGGCGACCGAGGAGATTTCAGCGCTGGTGAACCAGATCCAGATCGCCACGCGCGACGCGGTCGCTGCGGTCCAGGGCATCGGAACGACGATCGACGACATCAGCAAGATCTCCGCCGCCATCGCTGCTGCGGTGGAGGAACAATCCGTCGCAACCAAGGAAATCGCGCAGAACGTGCAACGCGCCTCTGCCGGCACCGCCGAAGTGACCGCCAACATCGGCGGCGTGCGACAGGCTGCGACCGATACCGGTTCTGCGGCAGAGAAAGTGCTCGGTGCAGCCGGGCGACTGTCGCAACAGTCCAACGAGTTGCAGAGCGAGGTCCGCGTGTTCCTCGGCAGCGTGAAGGCCGCTTAA
- a CDS encoding CsbD family protein produces the protein MDWNRVEGNWKQFKGAAKEKWGKLTDDDLDVIEGRREQLEGKLQQRYGFAKDQIHKDVDDWFKTLK, from the coding sequence ATGGATTGGAACCGCGTTGAAGGTAACTGGAAGCAGTTCAAGGGTGCTGCGAAGGAAAAATGGGGCAAGCTGACCGATGACGATCTCGATGTCATCGAAGGCCGCCGCGAGCAGCTCGAAGGCAAGCTCCAGCAGCGCTACGGCTTCGCCAAGGATCAGATCCACAAGGACGTGGACGACTGGTTCAAGACGCTGAAATAG
- a CDS encoding Thivi_2564 family membrane protein codes for MSLLISVLITFLVVILVLYLVNLLPIDGRAKQIVRAIVIIIGIISILKYLAVF; via the coding sequence ATGTCTTTGCTTATCAGCGTCCTGATCACGTTTCTCGTCGTTATTCTGGTTCTTTACCTCGTGAATCTGCTGCCGATCGACGGTCGCGCGAAGCAGATCGTCCGCGCCATCGTCATCATCATCGGCATCATCTCGATTCTGAAATATCTCGCGGTGTTCTAG
- a CDS encoding DUF2865 domain-containing protein, producing MRQFKLYRRSTAVAVVMALVSVSAGASSAHARDFFSSFFGGIMNDNAHPSPPPSMPFVSPFGDAQPSPGRRVNIYGGSYGSTSYCVRTCDGRYFPVVASEGQTKAEACKSFCPASETKIFYGGSIDHASSETGKSYSDLPNAFRYRKELIAGCTCNGKDPAGLASVKIEDDPTLRKGDIVAGADGLMIAGSSRRSAALNFTPAPKSVRAKFERLPVVAAQ from the coding sequence ATGCGTCAGTTCAAGTTGTACCGCCGATCGACGGCAGTTGCCGTCGTGATGGCGCTTGTCTCAGTTTCGGCCGGTGCTTCGTCTGCGCATGCCCGTGACTTTTTCTCCTCGTTCTTCGGCGGTATCATGAACGACAACGCGCATCCAAGCCCGCCGCCATCGATGCCGTTCGTTTCCCCGTTCGGTGACGCGCAGCCGTCGCCGGGCAGACGGGTCAACATCTATGGCGGAAGCTACGGATCGACGTCCTACTGCGTGCGGACCTGCGACGGTCGTTACTTCCCGGTCGTCGCATCTGAAGGACAGACCAAGGCCGAAGCCTGCAAGAGCTTCTGTCCGGCCTCCGAGACGAAAATTTTCTACGGCGGATCGATCGATCACGCGTCGAGCGAAACCGGAAAGTCCTATTCGGACCTTCCGAACGCGTTTCGCTACCGCAAGGAATTGATCGCCGGCTGCACCTGCAACGGCAAGGACCCCGCGGGTCTGGCCTCGGTCAAGATCGAAGACGATCCGACCCTGCGCAAGGGCGATATCGTTGCCGGCGCGGATGGCTTGATGATCGCAGGCAGCAGCCGCCGCAGCGCGGCGCTCAATTTCACGCCGGCACCGAAATCCGTTCGCGCGAAATTCGAACGTCTGCCGGTCGTCGCGGCGCAGTAG
- a CDS encoding L,D-transpeptidase, which translates to MTHSAQANSVSPNSISRIFTTSLRSARGFTVAAMALPIVLATPAMSQTLGYAGYSNGYSQGSFWSDRQALPSPNMTEDDSDSSAVLPERLQRKVVSYGTHEAPGTIVIDTGNTTLYYVLGQGRAIRYGVGVGREGFTWSGVQTVSRKASWPDWHPPAEMIARQPYLPRFVAGGPGNPLGAAAMYLGSSAYRIHGTNDPSTIGKFVSSGCIRLTNDDVQDLASRVSIGTKVVVLPKSRRIEADATKERAAPRASALKPLRVSDSAAPRTSQNAKLSGLY; encoded by the coding sequence ATGACACATTCGGCGCAGGCGAATTCAGTGTCTCCAAATTCCATCTCCCGGATTTTCACCACGTCCCTTCGATCAGCTCGCGGCTTCACCGTGGCGGCGATGGCATTGCCGATCGTCCTGGCCACGCCCGCGATGTCGCAAACGCTTGGCTACGCTGGATATTCAAATGGATACTCGCAGGGCTCGTTCTGGTCGGATCGGCAAGCGCTGCCTTCGCCAAATATGACCGAGGATGACAGCGACAGTTCTGCTGTCCTTCCCGAGCGGCTGCAACGCAAGGTCGTCTCCTACGGGACACACGAAGCGCCCGGCACCATCGTGATCGATACCGGCAACACCACGCTGTATTACGTGCTCGGTCAGGGCCGCGCGATCCGCTACGGCGTCGGCGTCGGCCGCGAGGGCTTCACCTGGTCGGGTGTGCAGACCGTGTCGCGCAAGGCATCCTGGCCTGACTGGCACCCGCCAGCAGAGATGATCGCGCGCCAGCCTTACCTGCCGCGGTTCGTTGCGGGCGGTCCGGGAAATCCGCTGGGCGCGGCGGCGATGTATCTTGGCTCCAGCGCTTACCGTATTCACGGCACCAACGATCCGTCTACGATCGGCAAGTTCGTCTCCAGCGGCTGTATCCGCCTGACCAATGACGATGTGCAGGATCTGGCCAGCCGCGTTTCCATCGGCACCAAGGTTGTCGTGCTGCCGAAGAGCCGCCGGATCGAAGCCGATGCTACAAAAGAGAGAGCGGCCCCGAGAGCCAGCGCGCTCAAGCCGCTGCGCGTGAGCGACTCGGCTGCTCCGCGCACGTCACAAAACGCCAAATTGTCCGGATTATATTGA
- a CDS encoding DUF3309 family protein, which translates to MSLGTILIIILILILLGVIPSWGHSANWGYGPSGIVGTILVIVVILLLLGRI; encoded by the coding sequence ATGTCTCTTGGCACCATTCTCATCATTATTTTGATCCTTATCCTGCTCGGCGTCATTCCAAGCTGGGGCCACAGCGCCAACTGGGGTTACGGCCCGTCGGGGATCGTCGGCACCATTCTGGTGATCGTGGTGATCCTGCTGTTGCTCGGCAGAATCTGA
- a CDS encoding AI-2E family transporter codes for MADVRREVRDRIRPAKPSPDEQDEQQPPAIGQAEIVSFSLIALLIISVVAVLYVARAFFLPTVTALVIGTMLSPAAKFFERFGIPRSVSAVLIVSATCAALAFMVALISAPVMEWTTRLPELGSSLKDKFHVFDRPIAFWHQLQALFGITTAPGESSLLLPKIEWVQPTLEFLSPTFTEILLFFAVLVLFIASWPDLRRALVLNFTGHDSRLRALRILNAIESNLGGYLLTVTLINMGLGIATGLICAATGMPNPAGLGALAATLNYIPIIGPIVMFVVLAAVGIITASTLSGGLVAAAAFAAVAFIEGHFITPMIIGRRLELNALAVFIAIAFWTWLWGPMGAFLSSPILIVGLVLKEHLMPVKDTQLPGD; via the coding sequence GTGGCCGACGTGCGCCGGGAGGTGCGCGACAGGATTCGTCCGGCGAAGCCTTCGCCGGACGAGCAGGACGAGCAGCAGCCTCCGGCTATTGGACAAGCGGAGATCGTTTCTTTTTCGCTGATCGCGCTGCTCATCATCAGCGTGGTTGCGGTGCTGTACGTCGCGCGGGCTTTCTTCCTTCCGACGGTGACAGCGCTCGTGATCGGCACCATGCTGTCTCCGGCGGCGAAATTCTTCGAGCGTTTTGGAATTCCACGCTCGGTCTCGGCGGTCCTGATCGTCTCGGCAACCTGCGCCGCATTGGCTTTCATGGTGGCGCTGATTTCCGCGCCGGTGATGGAGTGGACCACGCGGCTGCCGGAGCTGGGATCGTCGCTGAAGGACAAGTTTCACGTCTTCGACCGGCCGATCGCGTTCTGGCACCAGTTGCAGGCGTTGTTCGGAATCACGACAGCGCCCGGCGAATCCAGCCTTCTGCTGCCGAAGATCGAATGGGTACAGCCAACGCTCGAATTCCTGTCGCCGACATTCACCGAGATCCTGCTGTTCTTCGCGGTTCTCGTTCTCTTCATCGCAAGCTGGCCGGATCTGCGCCGCGCGCTCGTTCTGAACTTTACCGGCCACGACTCGCGGCTGCGCGCCCTGCGCATCCTGAACGCGATCGAGAGCAATCTCGGCGGCTATCTGCTGACGGTGACCCTGATCAATATGGGGCTTGGCATCGCCACCGGATTGATCTGCGCTGCCACCGGAATGCCGAATCCCGCCGGCCTTGGCGCGCTGGCCGCGACGCTGAACTACATTCCGATCATCGGCCCTATCGTCATGTTCGTCGTGCTGGCGGCGGTCGGCATCATTACCGCCTCGACGCTCAGCGGCGGATTGGTCGCGGCGGCAGCCTTTGCCGCCGTGGCCTTCATCGAAGGACACTTCATCACGCCCATGATCATCGGCCGGCGGCTCGAGCTGAATGCGCTCGCAGTGTTCATCGCCATTGCCTTCTGGACATGGCTGTGGGGACCGATGGGCGCGTTTTTGTCGTCACCGATCCTGATCGTCGGCCTGGTCCTCAAGGAGCACTTGATGCCGGTCAAGGACACCCAGTTGCCCGGCGACTAA
- a CDS encoding DUF883 family protein — translation MSSTDGEDAMKSMTDKATHERLQKDVEAVKNDISALADQISDVIEAFKGDARKQAKRTYKQARSNVDTMMSDASKRGSEALDAAQDYASTLEESLEDAITQRPLAAVGLAVGLGFLIGVTWRR, via the coding sequence ATGTCCAGCACCGACGGCGAAGACGCCATGAAATCCATGACGGACAAAGCCACACATGAACGCCTTCAGAAGGATGTAGAAGCCGTGAAAAACGATATCTCAGCACTCGCAGATCAGATTTCGGACGTGATCGAGGCTTTCAAGGGCGATGCCCGCAAGCAGGCCAAGCGGACGTACAAGCAGGCCCGCTCCAATGTGGACACGATGATGTCCGACGCCAGCAAGCGCGGCAGCGAGGCGCTGGACGCCGCACAGGATTATGCCAGCACGCTGGAGGAATCGCTCGAAGACGCCATCACGCAGCGCCCGCTGGCCGCGGTCGGCCTCGCCGTCGGGCTCGGCTTTCTGATCGGCGTGACCTGGCGCCGGTAA
- a CDS encoding response regulator: protein MSRSQLVAEHLPLLRRYARALTGSQASGDAYVAAMLEALLQDPVLLEEKHGPRVGLFRLFTQIWNSVSLNETTDKGAAPVASEQRLSSLTALARQAFLLLSLEGFAEEEVGHILNTDVTHVRELADTAGRELAAEIATDVLIIEDETFIAMDLESLVKNLGHNVIGVARTHTDAIALAKAKRPGLILADIQLADGSSGLDAVNELLKSFEVPVVFITAYPERFLTGERPEPAFLISKPFQPAMVSAVASQALFFQRNSKSRPRAAAS from the coding sequence ATGTCTCGTTCTCAGCTCGTAGCTGAACATCTGCCACTGTTGCGGCGCTATGCCCGCGCGCTGACCGGAAGCCAGGCATCGGGAGATGCCTATGTGGCAGCCATGCTTGAGGCTTTGCTCCAAGACCCCGTCTTGCTGGAGGAAAAGCACGGGCCGCGCGTCGGTCTGTTCAGGCTTTTCACCCAGATATGGAATTCCGTCTCCCTGAATGAGACGACCGACAAGGGAGCCGCACCGGTTGCGTCCGAGCAGCGGCTGTCGAGCCTGACGGCGCTCGCGCGTCAGGCGTTTCTGCTGCTGTCGCTCGAAGGCTTCGCGGAAGAAGAGGTCGGCCACATCCTGAATACGGACGTGACACATGTTCGTGAACTGGCGGACACCGCCGGCCGCGAACTGGCTGCCGAGATCGCGACCGATGTCCTGATCATCGAGGATGAGACGTTCATCGCGATGGATCTCGAAAGCCTGGTCAAGAATCTCGGTCATAACGTGATCGGCGTGGCGCGGACCCATACCGATGCCATCGCGCTGGCGAAGGCGAAAAGACCGGGTCTTATCCTGGCGGACATCCAGCTTGCGGATGGCAGTTCTGGCCTCGATGCCGTGAACGAGTTGCTCAAGTCGTTCGAGGTGCCGGTGGTGTTCATCACTGCCTATCCGGAGCGTTTTCTGACCGGCGAGCGGCCTGAACCGGCGTTTTTGATTTCGAAGCCGTTCCAGCCGGCCATGGTGTCGGCGGTGGCAAGCCAGGCGCTGTTCTTCCAGCGCAACTCCAAAAGCCGGCCCAGGGCGGCGGCGTCCTGA
- a CDS encoding NepR family anti-sigma factor, with protein MKDLKPPQNRASTGAGKQGGLNAEIQSRIGHQLRAMYDDVVRQGVPDRFADLIRQLDSQEAASQIAGDPTKDGRD; from the coding sequence ATGAAAGATTTGAAGCCTCCACAAAATAGGGCATCTACCGGCGCCGGCAAGCAAGGTGGGCTCAATGCCGAAATCCAATCCCGTATCGGGCACCAGTTGCGCGCAATGTACGACGATGTCGTACGGCAGGGCGTGCCGGACCGTTTTGCCGATCTGATCCGCCAGCTTGATTCTCAAGAAGCGGCATCACAGATCGCTGGAGACCCGACAAAAGACGGGAGGGACTAA
- a CDS encoding sigma-70 family RNA polymerase sigma factor — protein sequence MPLTDSLRDDILATVPSLRAFAISLSGNADRADDLVQETLLRALAHIDSFQPGSNLPAWLFTILRNLFRSDYRKRRREVEDADGSYAKTLKSQPAQSAHLEFEEFRTALDKLPQDQREALILVGASGFSYEDAAAICGCAVGTIKSRVNRARSKLSALLYVDGAEDFGPDDTIRAVIGGGGG from the coding sequence ATGCCTCTCACGGATTCACTTCGCGACGACATTCTTGCGACCGTGCCAAGCCTGCGCGCGTTCGCTATTTCCCTCAGCGGCAATGCCGACCGGGCGGACGATCTCGTGCAGGAAACGCTGTTGCGCGCCCTTGCGCATATCGATTCCTTCCAGCCGGGATCCAACCTGCCGGCGTGGCTGTTCACGATTCTGCGCAATCTCTTCCGCTCGGACTATCGCAAGCGGCGGCGGGAGGTTGAAGACGCCGATGGCAGCTATGCCAAGACGCTCAAGTCGCAGCCTGCCCAAAGCGCACATCTCGAGTTCGAGGAGTTTCGAACCGCGCTCGACAAGCTGCCGCAGGATCAGCGCGAAGCGCTCATCCTGGTGGGTGCCTCCGGCTTCTCCTATGAAGATGCCGCAGCCATCTGCGGATGTGCGGTCGGCACCATCAAGAGCCGCGTGAACCGCGCACGATCGAAACTGAGCGCCCTGCTCTATGTCGATGGCGCCGAGGACTTCGGACCGGATGACACGATTCGCGCCGTGATCGGCGGGGGTGGCGGCTAG
- a CDS encoding CHASE domain-containing protein, with the protein MLRLGLIIGLMAIIGVVISGLVAMKVYDQELSIGRIDLARSVDAHASLVQERLSERELLARVAVGLFRSPSINMANALQPLRSSIYAFKTDFLVASWVARVPRADFGRAQNELKLAGFSNPTIRNADDTALNPAAAPDPATVVMDVEPQNDETKAFVGRILSNHPVIMPMLNRAMEEGRPVSSDPFVLLRIGGPMGIVLASPVRTDTGTSTAGFLTISYRLAPLMLANDDLSLFSVALRDPRNASDNLTSDSEGNVTSVPLQLDAENPPLLRVVSFGARDWTLIYYAKTNVATRAQELAGIVTLIGVALTLILCGLFGYVSYNNVRLSREIQTRIDFERRLTAVIDELNHRVKNILAVIQSIVTRTMRHGADIDVARDLLIGRIHAMSHVVSLLSESQWQGVKLKGLFEPRAIPHADRIALSGPDVTVSARAAQSLSLLFFELASHADEGLSLVGKHPHIVADWSVSEEPDAVFHFRWEEFNTSAATRRADSEFGIVLLDRVAPEALGGTSKRYFTDVSYVYELTAPMATVVDETEMDRTERIGAPVRKR; encoded by the coding sequence GTGCTCCGTCTTGGCCTCATCATCGGACTGATGGCGATCATCGGAGTGGTTATCTCCGGTCTCGTGGCTATGAAGGTCTACGATCAGGAGCTCTCGATCGGCCGGATCGATCTGGCCCGATCGGTCGATGCCCATGCCAGCCTGGTTCAGGAGCGCCTCAGCGAACGTGAGCTGCTGGCTCGGGTCGCGGTCGGGCTGTTTCGGTCGCCATCGATCAACATGGCCAATGCGTTGCAGCCGTTGCGGTCGTCGATCTACGCGTTCAAGACCGATTTCCTTGTCGCAAGCTGGGTGGCTCGCGTTCCGCGCGCCGATTTCGGCCGGGCGCAGAACGAACTGAAACTTGCAGGTTTCTCCAATCCGACAATTCGGAACGCCGATGACACGGCGCTGAATCCGGCGGCGGCGCCCGATCCGGCGACCGTCGTGATGGATGTCGAACCGCAGAACGACGAGACCAAGGCGTTCGTCGGCCGGATACTGAGCAACCATCCGGTGATCATGCCCATGCTCAACCGCGCAATGGAGGAGGGGCGGCCGGTGTCGTCCGATCCTTTCGTGCTGCTGCGTATCGGCGGGCCCATGGGCATCGTTCTGGCGTCGCCGGTGCGGACGGACACGGGGACCAGCACTGCAGGCTTTTTGACGATTTCCTACCGGCTGGCGCCCTTGATGCTCGCCAACGACGATCTGTCACTGTTCTCGGTGGCGCTGCGCGATCCGCGAAACGCCTCGGACAACCTGACCTCGGATTCCGAAGGCAATGTCACGTCCGTTCCGCTTCAGCTTGACGCCGAGAATCCGCCGCTGCTGCGCGTCGTTTCATTCGGCGCGCGGGACTGGACGCTGATCTACTACGCCAAGACGAACGTCGCGACGCGCGCCCAGGAACTCGCGGGCATCGTGACGCTGATCGGCGTGGCGCTGACCCTCATTCTCTGCGGCCTGTTCGGATATGTGTCCTATAACAACGTGCGCCTCAGCCGGGAAATCCAGACCCGTATCGACTTCGAACGCCGGCTGACCGCGGTGATCGATGAACTCAATCATCGCGTCAAAAACATTCTGGCGGTCATCCAGTCGATCGTGACGCGGACCATGCGTCACGGCGCGGACATCGACGTCGCACGCGACCTGCTGATCGGCCGTATTCATGCCATGTCGCATGTCGTGTCGCTGCTCAGCGAAAGCCAGTGGCAGGGCGTCAAGCTCAAGGGCCTGTTCGAACCGCGGGCGATTCCCCATGCCGACCGGATTGCGCTGAGCGGGCCTGACGTCACCGTGAGCGCGCGCGCGGCGCAGAGCCTGTCGCTGCTGTTTTTCGAACTGGCGTCTCATGCCGATGAAGGACTGTCGCTGGTCGGCAAGCATCCGCATATCGTCGCGGACTGGAGCGTGAGCGAAGAACCGGATGCGGTTTTCCATTTCCGCTGGGAAGAATTCAACACCAGTGCGGCGACCCGCCGCGCCGACAGCGAATTCGGAATTGTGCTGCTGGATCGCGTTGCTCCCGAAGCGCTGGGCGGTACGTCGAAGCGATACTTCACCGACGTCAGCTATGTCTACGAACTGACGGCTCCGATGGCGACAGTGGTGGACGAGACCGAGATGGATCGCACCGAGCGCATCGGTGCGCCGGTCAGAAAGCGCTGA
- the ureG gene encoding urease accessory protein UreG, which produces MSTSMNGPLRVGIGGPVGSGKTALMDLLCKSMRERYEIAAITNDIYTKWDAEFLVRSGSLTPDRIAGVETGGCPHTAIREDASMNLAAVADMRMKFPDLDLVLIESGGDNLAATFSPELADLTIYVIDVAAGDKIPSKGGPGITRSDLLVINKIDLAPHVGASLEKMDTDAKRMRGERPFVMTNLKKSEGLDRIIRFIEVKGGLRASVPETAN; this is translated from the coding sequence ATGAGCACCAGCATGAACGGCCCGCTTCGCGTCGGCATCGGCGGCCCGGTCGGGTCCGGCAAGACCGCCCTGATGGATCTGCTCTGCAAGTCGATGCGCGAGCGTTACGAGATCGCGGCGATCACCAACGACATCTACACCAAGTGGGATGCGGAGTTTCTGGTCCGATCCGGCTCGCTGACGCCGGATCGCATCGCCGGCGTGGAGACGGGCGGCTGCCCGCATACCGCGATCCGCGAGGACGCCTCGATGAATCTCGCGGCGGTGGCCGACATGCGGATGAAGTTTCCCGATCTCGATCTGGTGCTGATCGAATCCGGCGGCGACAACCTTGCGGCAACCTTCTCGCCGGAACTGGCGGATCTCACCATCTACGTGATCGACGTCGCGGCCGGCGACAAGATTCCTTCCAAGGGCGGTCCTGGGATCACGCGATCCGATCTGCTTGTGATCAACAAGATCGATCTGGCGCCGCATGTCGGCGCATCGCTCGAGAAAATGGACACCGATGCGAAGCGGATGCGCGGGGAACGGCCGTTTGTCATGACCAACCTGAAAAAGAGCGAAGGCCTTGATCGCATCATCCGCTTCATCGAGGTGAAGGGCGGCCTTCGGGCATCGGTTCCAGAAACGGCGAACTGA
- a CDS encoding urease accessory protein UreF: protein MLMTTNERGQDGLASEVEESAALFRLMTWLSPSFPVGSFSYSSGIEWAVEAGDITSMTTLQQWLATMLLEGAGFCDGTLLCHAYRAASATDGRMLNDVAELAAAFVPSRERHLETTAQGRAFVEIARSAWNCETLDLLASHVTGPVAYPVAVGVLAAGHRIPLPLTLHAFLHATTSNWISAGVRLIPLGQTDSQRALAALESVIAATAEKSLDAALDDLASATFRADLASMSHEAQYTRLFRS, encoded by the coding sequence ATGCTCATGACCACAAATGAGCGCGGTCAGGATGGCCTCGCGTCCGAGGTAGAGGAATCGGCTGCGCTGTTCCGCTTGATGACGTGGTTGTCGCCGTCGTTTCCGGTCGGCTCGTTCTCCTATTCCAGCGGTATCGAGTGGGCGGTCGAGGCTGGCGACATCACCAGCATGACGACGTTGCAGCAGTGGCTCGCGACCATGCTGCTGGAGGGCGCGGGTTTCTGCGATGGCACATTGCTCTGCCATGCCTACCGGGCGGCGTCCGCGACAGACGGGCGGATGTTGAATGATGTCGCCGAACTCGCCGCAGCGTTCGTGCCGTCGCGCGAACGGCATCTGGAAACCACCGCGCAGGGCCGCGCCTTTGTCGAGATCGCCCGATCAGCTTGGAATTGCGAGACGCTCGATCTCCTGGCATCGCATGTGACTGGTCCGGTCGCTTATCCGGTCGCCGTCGGTGTGCTCGCGGCGGGACATCGCATTCCGCTGCCTCTGACGTTGCACGCCTTTTTGCACGCGACGACATCAAACTGGATTTCAGCCGGTGTCCGTCTCATCCCGCTGGGACAGACCGACAGCCAGCGCGCGCTGGCGGCGCTGGAGTCCGTGATCGCGGCCACAGCGGAAAAATCGCTCGATGCTGCGCTGGACGATCTCGCGAGCGCGACGTTCCGCGCGGATCTCGCCAGCATGAGTCATGAAGCGCAATACACCAGGCTGTTTCGATCTTGA
- a CDS encoding urease accessory protein UreE, translating into MIRATQVRPQVRWTEAAADTVVLGFDDRHRRRMAMTGTRGLEFLLDLKEAVALRGGDALVLEDGRLIEVVAAPEPLVEIRGTDPHHLVRVAWHLGNRHLPTQIVGKGLRIRRDHVIEDMVRGLGARVTVIEAPFDPEGGAYAGGGHAAHGHQQHDHSHGDHSHGGHSHGDHDHHHDHGKHDHGHAHHDHGDGKCDHDHHGHAHAHDHK; encoded by the coding sequence ATGATCCGCGCAACGCAGGTTCGCCCGCAGGTTCGCTGGACCGAGGCCGCCGCTGACACGGTGGTGCTCGGTTTCGACGACCGGCACCGGCGGCGGATGGCGATGACCGGCACGCGCGGGCTGGAATTTCTGCTGGACCTGAAGGAAGCCGTCGCGTTGCGCGGTGGCGATGCGCTGGTGCTGGAAGACGGGCGGCTGATCGAGGTGGTCGCGGCGCCGGAGCCGCTGGTGGAAATTCGCGGCACCGATCCGCATCATCTCGTGCGGGTCGCCTGGCATCTCGGCAACCGGCATCTGCCGACGCAGATCGTCGGCAAGGGCCTCCGCATTCGCCGCGATCATGTCATCGAGGACATGGTGCGCGGTCTCGGCGCACGCGTCACCGTCATCGAAGCGCCGTTCGATCCGGAAGGCGGAGCCTATGCCGGCGGCGGCCATGCCGCGCATGGTCATCAGCAACACGACCATAGTCACGGCGATCACAGTCATGGCGGTCACAGTCACGGCGATCATGACCATCACCACGACCATGGCAAACATGATCATGGTCATGCGCATCACGATCACGGTGACGGCAAGTGTGATCACGATCACCACGGTCACGCCCATGCTCATGACCACAAATGA